A single region of the Pyricularia oryzae 70-15 chromosome 4, whole genome shotgun sequence genome encodes:
- a CDS encoding endoglucanase 3: MKSIFALGALISAAAAQAPAWAQCGGNGHTGPTTCVSGHSCVVVNEWYHQCQPGASNPPGNGGGSPGGGGGNGKFIFFGTNEAGAEFGQDTLPGVWGKEYTFPEPSTIDTLMSQGYNTFRVCMAMERLADKGLTGAFNQAYLRNLTTVVNHITNKGGWAVIDPHNYGRYNKAIITDTSAFRTFFVNLGTAFKSNSKVVFDTNNEYNTMDQNLVLRLNQASIDGIRAAGATSQYIFVEGNAWSGAWSWNTTNDNMKALTDPQNKLVYEMHQYLDSDSSGTSPDCVSANIGVQRIVGATEWLRANKKVGMIGEFAGGPNEQCKAAVKGMLDHMKQNSDVWLGALWWAAGPWWGDYMYGFEPPSSTAYVYYNSLLKTYL, encoded by the exons ATGAAGTCTATTTTTGCCCTCGGCGCCCTCatcagcgccgccgccgcgcagGCTCCCGCGTGGGCGCAGTGCGGTGGAAACGGCCACACCGGTCCGACCACTTGCGTCTCGGGGCACTCGTGCGTCGTGGTGAATGAGTGGTACCACCAGTGTCAACCCGGCGCGTCAAACCCTCCGGGCAATGGCGGCGGCAGtcctggtggtggcggcggcaacggcaagTTCATCTTTTTTGGCACCAACGAGGCCGGTGCCGAGTTTGGCCAGGACACTCTCCCTGGCGTATGGGGCAAGGAGTACACGTTCCCGGAGCCTTCTACCATTGAT ACTCTGATGAGCCAAGGCTACAACACGTTCCGCGTCTGCATGGCAATGGAGCGACTGGCAGACAAGGGGCTGACGGGCGCCTTCAACCAAGCGTACCTCCGCAACCTGACGACGGTGGTCAACCACATCACCAACAAGGGCGGCTGGGCGGTGATCGACCCGCACAACTACGGGCGGTACAACAAGGCCATCATCACCGACACGTCGGCCTTTCGGACGTTTTTCGTCAACCTGGGCACGGCCTTCAAGAGCAACAGCAAGGTGGTGTTTGACACCAACAACGAGTACAACACCATGGACCAGAACCTGGTGCTCCGGCTCAACCAGGCCAGCATCGACGGCATCCGGGCGGCGGGCGCGACGTCGCAGTACATCTTCGTCGAGGGCAACGCGTGGTCGGGGGCGTGGTCGTGGAACACGACCAACGACAACATGAAGGCGCTCACGGACCCGCAGAACAAGCTCGTGTACGAGATGCACCAGTACCTCGACTCGGACTCGTCGGGCACGTCGCCCGACTGCGTGAGCGCAAACATTGGCGTGCAGCGCATCGTGGGCGCCACCGAGTGGCTCAGGGCCAACAAGAAGGTCGGCATGATTGGCGAGTTCGCCGGCGGGCCCAACGAGCAGTGCAAGGCCGCCGTCAAGGGCATGCTGGACCACATGAAGCAGAACAGCGACGTCTGGCTGGGTGCCCTGTGGTGGGCTGCCGGGCCCTGGTGGGGCGACTACATGTACGGCTTTGAGCCGCCCAGCTCCACGGCCTACGTCTACTACAACAGTCTGTTGAAGACGTACCTGTGA
- a CDS encoding mycocerosic acid synthase, producing MKANIQAFDAPFFAMTPAEAASLDPQQRMLLECVYTAMENAGYTMADMHSAPFGVYVGNFMLDFRNLVIKDVDVPMTYTATGSVASTLAGRISWFYGLRGPAVSVDTACSSSMVALHQAVVGLKQRDCSIAIVCGTNVILTPEMGLEMNGLGVLDPAGASRSFDKSGNGYGRGEGISVVVLKRLSDAIADGDTIRAVIRNTGCNHDGHSPGLTTPAKEAQVELMQLTYARAKLDPAETRFFEAHGTGTNVGDPIEASAIAEIFAKTRTPEEPLYVGALKSNIGHTEGNSGIASFIKGVLCLESGIIPANAWFREKNPRIKEEWNLHFPTKSVPWPKTPSGVRRVSINSFGISGTNAHVIMDDALSYLRANSIDALHHTVEIPRLSPRAPLPQPVINGTGFPPQLFVLSSQDQDGIARLCRAYREYLPTMTEPLYNLSYTLAEKRSRLDWRAFVVASSSAELEAALKQELLATRTASEPGLGLVFTGQGAQWPRMGAGLARFDVYRESLEAANAYLKTIGCEWSVVDELSKSAGDSNINKAEFSQTLCTVLQVALVDLFNEWGLQFRAVVGHSSGETAAAYAAGAISKESAWRIAFWRGKLSAKLSDALEQPKGTMAAVGLTVDKAKEYIDKVYESGFQGVEKLAVGCMNSPNSQTISGDVAQVEALVELLNSEGVFARKLKVEMAYHSHLMNPIAEEYAQSMGEIEPPGSASKQGSPVEFFSSAYGCHVEHEKLRQAAYWTTNLTSAVRFNESVAAMLEAKMDEESLCDLVTDLLEIGPHAALQGLLRNINDATRPNTGVKYHHALKRGEDDVVAILSAAGSLFARGLELSLSKANHVENATPRLMVDLPRYRFQHNKEYWYECRLSRNFRFRHFSRHELFGKPVNDWNGKHDAIWHNWIRLSENPWAEHHTINGSVLYPAAGMLVMAIEGCKQLAQLDNPERKLISGFRFREVSFHSALKVPVGAMGVESHLYLRPAKQAALESKPSAWREFQVCTAQDDDSFREHCCGQVLIEYQEASSAVDDGREKQAFKEHCRVRIRDAKARCKTRGTSKDFYDAWGAVGLTFGPTFQTVSEFQVDHAAGVALAQIKPTTPLLRSLMPHNYLQPHLIHPTTLDGAIQACLVPLVSNPARKQQSPIVVSFMDELWHLLSCTAVDPTSAEPIIKLSGCIVTEVNGNEEAAPTQDPKHKAWNIDYRPDPSFLSPEAAQEAFAGGDGFLEYVDALAHKNGSLKVLDVCEGSCSSANSRNVLARLQGRHLQYDVTVSDDSLLGELQASGLSEYEGVSFKVFDVKADPSSQGFEAASYHLLLAPIKSVPDIDEMDRVVGRFLSLLQPDGKIIFTGVHGAAAAAETWGTCLTRNGFKSVDAVLGGAEGRVVIASAPRQESEKRALGSCYVVGDLTSDLQRTVAEKVAASLLESSGLAAKTATVSEYRQLTAAIGQGEVAKSSCIVLSELENPLLATADADSLAAVKTMVTGKQLLWVCKDDSPDTAMVTGFAAAMRLEQPSLTFVTLAFGSLESPAAVADKILSVKARITSDKEAAHETTYKVVNGVLAVPRLTEATAVTRHILQAPCTATVPTRFTTTAKPLRLQIKQIGLLSSLHFTHDAIHSSPLGDFEVEFKTMATAINFKDLAVMLGKIQSTPFGLEAAGVVTRVGAGVTRFRPGDHVFGFTFNGAFSTYARGAEGTLAPVPEGMSFAECSTIPIVYTTAYACLYDVGDLEKRLRRGQKPPTVLIHAAAGGVGQAAIQLAQRAGLEIFATVGSVEKRDFLHGTYGIAHDHIFSSRDLTFKDGVRRMMADRGVDMVINSLAGDALRATWELVAPFGAFAEIGLSDIESRSRISMGTLARGVRLEALELNYMRKTDPGRLDDLFSRAMESVLGEKLPRATPITRFPMSRIQDAMRFMQSGKHIGKITIEAVDGDVVDVADAGLSETSFDENATYVVSGGFGGLGIEIIRWMVARGARNLVVLSRRGAADDAAKALVDEVQAAGAKIITPCCDITNLQSLQQVLGKALEGLPAVKGCIQASTVLRDNVFTSMTPEEWHGALGVKATGSQNLWTALTADSYRLDFFTMLSSLTGITGNVGQSNYSAGNAWQDAFARQLSSEGHNAVSLNVPVMSDAGMVAVRPALREYLLSTGWSYMSTAELIRLLDYHCRPVESRTARESQVVPMLWLPKYSADEGAEQPGWQHEPMFNHLDLQDGYSKASALGKQDRGRRTTADLIAAADTVEDAEKIVLDALLEQLSNILQREVTDLDPARPMSVFGVDSLVAVELRVWINKQVGADVSVFDMTSGQRISQLAAKAAATSKFLTFKVE from the exons GCGAGGAGAGGGTATTTCGGTCGTGGTTTTGAAGAGGCTGTCAGACGCGATTGCCGATGGAGACA CAATCAGGGCCGTCATCCGAAATACCGGCTGCAATCACGACGGACACTCACCCGGGTTGACCACGCCGGCAAAAGAAGCCCAGGTAGAGCTGATGCAGCTTACTTATGCGCGCGCCAAGCTCGATCCAGCAGAAACTCGCTTTTTCGAGGCTCACGGCACTGGTACAAATGTTGGAGATCCGATTGAAGCTTCTGCAATTGCAGAAATATTTGCAAAGACGAG AACCCCCGAGGAGCCGCTGTATGTTGGTGCGCTGAAG AGCAACATTGGACATACCGAAGGCAACTCGGGCATCGCGAGCTTTATCAAAGGTGTTTTGTGTTTAGAAAGCGGGATAATTCCTGCCAATGCCTGGTTTCGTGAGAAGAACCCGCGGATTAAAGAAGAGTGGAATTTACACTTCCCAACCAAGTCCGTACCTTGGCCCAAAACACCGAGCGGTGTGCGACGAGTTTCGATCAACTCTTTCGGTATATCCGGCACCAACGCACACGTTATCATGGATGACGCCTTGTCATATTTGCGCGCCAACAGCATCGATGCACTTCATCACACCGTCGAGATCCCGCGGCTTTCGCCACGAGCTCCCCTGCCACAACCTGTGATCAACGGCACTGGCTTCCCGCCACAACTCTTTGTCCTGTCAAGCCAGGACCAGGACGGTATCGCGAGGCTGTGCAGGGCCTACAGGGAATACCTGCCCACCATGACCGAGCCGCTGTACAACCTCAGCTACACACTTGCAGAAAAACGCTCCAGACTCGACTGGCGGGCGTTTGtggtggccagctcgtcggccGAGCTTGAGGCGGCGCTAAAACAGGAGCTGCTCGCCACTCGAACTGCGAGCGAACCTGGGCTGGGCCTGGTGTTTACTGGCCAGGGCGCGCAGTGGCCGAGAATGGGTGCCGGCCTGGCGAGGTTTGACGTCTATCGGGAAAGTTTGGAGGCAGCCAATGCATACCTCAAAACTATTGGGTGCGAGTGGTCTGTCGTTG ATGAACTCTCCAAGTCCGCCGGGGACTCCAATATCAACAAGGCGGAGTTCTCTCAGACTCTCTGCACGGTTTTGCAGGTGGCCCTTGTTGACCTTTTCAATGAATGGGGTCTGCAGTTCCGTGCCGTTGTGGGCCACTCCTCGGGCGAGACCGCCGCTGCCTATGCGGCCGGTGCGATTTCGAAAGAATCCGCTTGGCGTATTGCTTTCTGGCGTG GAAAACTGTCGGCAAAACTGTCCGACGCTCTCGAGCAGCCAAAGGGCACGATGGCCGCCGTGGGCCTGACGGTGGATAAGGCCAAAGAGTATATTGACAAGGTTTACGAATCTGGCTTCCAAGGGGTCGAGAAGCTTGCCGTTGGCTGCATGAACAGTCCAAATAGCCAAACGATCAGTGGCGACGTGGCCCAGGTCGAGGCCCTCGTCGAGCTGCTTAACAGCGAGGGCGTCTTTGCGAGGAAGCTCAAAGTCGAGATGGCGTATCATTCACACCTCATGAACCCCATTGCAGAGGAGTATGCTCAAAGCATGGGCGAGATTGAGCCTCCTGGCtccgcaagcaagcaagggtCGCCCGTGGAATTCTTTTCGTCCGCGTACGGCTGCCATGTAGAGCACGAAAAGCTGAGACAGGCGGCATATTGGACCACGAACCTGACGTCTGCGGTCCGCTTCAACGAGTCAGTGGCTGCCATGCTGGAAGCAAAGATGGATGAAGAAAGCCTTTGCGACTTGGTCACGGACCTCTTGGAAATCGGCCCGCACGCAGCCCTGCAAGGCCTGCTCCGCAACATCAACGACGCCACGCGACCGAACACGGGGGTCAAATACCACCACGCACTGAAGCGCGGCGAGGACGACGTGGTCGCCATCTTGTCTGCTGCAGGCTCCCTCTTTGCGCGCGGACTGGAGCTGTCTCTGAGCAAGGCCAACCACGTCGAAAACGCCACCCCTCGTTTGATGGTCGACCTGCCCAGGTATCGGTTCCAGCACAACAAGGAATACTGGTACGAATGTCGGCTGAGTCGCAACTTTCGTTTCCGGCATTTCTCGCGGCatgagctctttggaaagcCGGTCAACGACTGGAATGGCAAGCACGACGCCATCTGGCACAACTGGATCAGGTTGAGTGAAAATCCATGGGCTGAGCATCATACCATCAACGGGAGCGTGCTGTATCCCGCCGCTGGCATGCTGGTCATGGCCATCGAGGGATGTAAGCAACTTGCCCAGCTGGATAACCCAGAGCGCAAGTTGATTAGTGGCTTCAGGTTCCGCGAAGTTTCGTTCCATTCGGCACTAAAGGTCCCGGTCGGGGCAATGGGCGTCGAGTCTCACCTTTATCTGAGACCCGCCAAGCAGGCAGCACTCGAGTCCAAACCCTCGGCCTGGCGCGAGTTCCAGGTCTGCACGGCGCAGGACGACGACTCGTTCAGGGAGCACTGCTGCGGCCAGGTCTTGATCGAGTACCAAGAGGCGTCGTCTGCTGTCGACGACGGCCGGGAGAAGCAGGCCTTTAAGGAGCACTGTCGAGTCCGCATTAGAGACGCAAAGGCAAGATGTAAGACGCGGGGCACCTCGAAGGACTTTTACGACGCATGGGGGGCCGTGGGGCTGACGTTCGGCCCAACATTCCAAACcgtgtccgagttccaggtcGACCACGCCGCCGGTGTTGCGCTTGCACAAATCAAACCCACCACTCCACTGCTCAGGTCGCTAATGCCGCACAATTACCTACAGCCGCACCTGATCCACCCTACCACCCTGGACGGTGCGATCCAGGCGTGTCTGGTGCCCCTGGTGTCCAACCCCGCCAGGAAACAGCAAAGCCCCATCGTCGTATCCTTTATGGATGAGCTGTGG CACCTCCTGTCCTGCACAGCAGTCGATCCCACTTCCGCCGAGCCCATAATCAAACTCTCGGGGTGCATCGTCACCGAGGTTAATGGCAACGAAGAGGCCGCGCCTACGCAGGACCCTAAGCACAAGGCTTGGAACATCGACTACCGGCCCGATCCGAGCTTCCTCAGCCCCGAAGCTGCACAGGAGGCGTTTGCGGGCGGCGATGGCTTCCTAGAGTACGTTGATGCCCTAGCCCACAAGAACGGCTCTCTCAAAGTCCTTGATGTTTGTGAAGGCTCTTGTTCTTCAGCGAACTCGAGAAACGTGCTGGCTCGGCTGCAAGGGCGGCATCTTCAATACGACGTCACCGTGAGCGACGATTCGCTTCTGGGGGAGCTTCAGGCTAGTGGTCTTTCCGAGTACGAGGGCGTCAGTTTCAAGGTTTTCGACGTCAAGGCGGATCCATCCTCGCAGGGCTTCGAGGCCGCGTCGTACCATCTGCTGCTTGCGCCGATCAAATCGGTCCCCGACATTGACGAGATGGACCGTGTCGTCGGTCGATTCCTGTCTCTGCTGCAACCGGATGGCAAGATCATTTTTACAGGGGTGCACGgtgcagccgccgccgccgagaccTGGGGCACCTGCTTGACTCGCAACGGGTTCAAGAGCGTGGACGCAGTGCTCGGTGGCGCCGAGGGTCGTGTCGTGATAGCCAGCGCGCCTCGGCAGGAGAGCGAGAAAAGGGCCCTGGGCAGCTGCTACGTTGTCGGAGATCTGACCTCTGATCTACAGCGCACCGTGGCGGAGAAAGTAGCCGCCTCGCTCCTGGAAAGTAGTGGCCTTGCCGCCAAGACCGCCACGGTCTCGGAATACAGGCAGCTTACGGCTGCGATTGGCCAAGGGGAGGTTGCCAAGAGCTCCTGCATTGTGCTCTCGGAGCTTGAGAACCCACTCCTGGCCACTGCCGATGCGGACAGCCTCGCCGCCGTAAAGACCATGGTCACCGGCAAGCAGCTTCTTTGGGTCTGCAAGGACGACTCCCCCGACACTGCCATGGTCACGGGGTTTGCGGCAGCCATGCGCCTGGAGCAGCCTAGCCTGACCTTTGTTACGCTCGCTTTCGGGTCTctggaaagcccagccgCGGTGGCCGACAAAATTTTGTCTGTCAAGGCACGCATCACTTCGGACAAGGAGGCAGCCCACGAAACAACATACAAGGTTGTTAATGGCGTGCTTGCAGTGCCACGCCTCACGGAAGCTACGGCCGTGACCAGGCATATCCTTCAAGCCCCTTGCACAGCTACAGTCCCCACGCGGTTCACGACTACGGCAAAGCCGCTTCGTTTGCAGATTAAACAGATTGGCCTGCTGTCCTCGCTGCACTTTACCCATGACGCCATTCACTCCAGCCCGCTTGGCGACTTTGAGGTTGAGTTCAAGACGATGGCGACGGCAATCAACTTCAAAGATCTGGCGGTGATGCTGGGCAAGATCCAGTCGACGCCGTTTGGCCTGGAGGCCGCGGGCGTGGTGACGCGCGTCGGTGCCGGCGTGACCCGCTTCAGGCCCGGCGACCACGTCTTTGGCTTCACCTTCAACGGCGCATTCTCCACGTACGCCCGCGGCGCCGAGGGCACGCTGGCCCCCGTGCCCGAGGGCATGTCGTTTGCCGAGTGCAGCACCATCCCCATCGTGTACACGACGGCCTACGCGTGCCTGTACGACGTTGGCGATCTCGAGAAGCGCCTGCGTCGTGGCCAGAAGCCGCCCACTGTTCTCATCCACGCCGCGGCCGGTGGTGTGGGACAGGCGGCCATCCAGCTTGCTCAGCGCGCCGGCCTGGAGATCTTTGCCACCGTCGGCAGTGTCGAAAAGCGCGACTTTTTGCACGGCACCTACGGCATCGCGCACGACCACATCTTTTCCTCGCGCGACCTGACCTTCAAGGACGGCGTCCGGCGCATGATGGCCGACCGCGGAGTCGACATGGTCATCAACAGCTTGGCGGGAGACGCCCTGCGCGCCACCTGGGAGCTGGTTGCGCCGTTTGGCGCCTTTGCCGAGATTGGCCTGTCCGACATTGAGTCCCGCTCGCGCATCAGCATGGGCACCTTGGCCAGGGGCGTGCGCCTCGAGGCCCTCGAGCTCAACTACATGCGCAAGACGGACCCCGGCCGCCTGGACGACCTGTTCTCCCGCGCCATGGAGAGCGTCCTGGGCGAGAAGCTGCCGCGCGCCACGCCCATCACCAGGTTCCCCATGTCCAGGATCCAGGACGCCATGCGCTTCATGCAGAGCGGCAAGCACATTGGCAAGATCACGATCGAGGCCGTGGACGGGGATGTGGTCGACGTCGCCGACGCGGGGCTCTCCGAGACCAGCTTTGACGAGAACGCCACCTACGTGGTGTCGGGCGGCTTTGGCGGGCTGGGGATCGAAATCATCCGCTGGATGGTGGCTCGCGGCGCTAGGAACCTCGTTGTGCTCTCCAGGAGGGGCGCCGCTGACGACGCTGCCAAGGCTCTGGTGGACGAGGTGCAAGCTGCCGGGGCCAAGATCATCACCCCTTGCTGCGACATAACCAACCTGCAAAGCCTGCAACAAGTACTCGGCAAGGCTCTGGAGGGGTTGCCGGCGGTCAAGGGCTGCATCCAGGCCTCTACGGTTCTCAGG GACAACGTCTTCACGTCCATGACCCCCGAGGAATGGCATGGTGCCCTCGGCGTCAAGGCCACGGGCAGCCAGAACCTCTGGACGGCCCTGACGGCCGACTCGTACAGGCTCGACTTTTTCACCATGCTCTCCTCGCTCACCGGAATCACCGGCAACGTTGGACAGTCAAACTACTCTGCAGGCAACGCTTGGCAAGACGCTTTTGCACGCCAGCTGTCCTCGGAGGGCCACAATGCGGTCTCTCTAAACGTCCCCGTGATGAGCGACGCGGGAATGGTGGCCGTGCGCCCTGCGCTCAGAGAATACCTGCTGTCCACCGGCTGGTCATACATGTCCACCGCGGAGCTGATCAGGCTCCTGGACTACCACTGCCGCCCCGTTGAGTCGCGCACCGCCAGGGAATCCCAGGTTGTCCCCATGCTCTGGCTGCCCAAGTACTCGGCCGACGAGGGGGCAGAGCAGCCCGGCTGGCAGCACGAGCCCATGTTCAACCACTTGGACTTGCAGGACGGGTATTCCAAGGCCTCGGCCCTCGGCAAGCAGGATCGTGGCAGGCGCACGACTGCCGACCTGATCGCGGCTGCGGACACGGTGGAGGATGCCGAGAAGATCGTCCTCGATGCGCTTTTGGAGCAGCTGTCCAATATTCTTCAGCGTGAGGTGACAGATCTCGACCCGGCGAGGCCAATGTCGGTCTTTGGAGTCGACAGTCTGGTGGCTGTCGAGTTGCGGGTGTGGATCAACAAGCAGGTTGGTGCTGACGTTAGTGTGTTTGATATGACGAGCGGCCAGCGGATCAGTCagctggcggccaaggcagcAGCTACTTCGAAATTTTTGACCTTCAAGGTAGAGTAG